Part of the Chloracidobacterium thermophilum B genome is shown below.
GCATCGGGCAGGTGAAATAAACCGGCGCCAGGATGACTGGCTTATCGGTGAAGTAGGTGCGCAGGGGGCGCTCCTGGCCGGTTTCATCCCGCAACTGGACATCGAGAGGAAGCTGTGCGCCCAGGTTCTGCGTGACGCCAATCTGCTTGAGCAGCTCCGGCGACCCGGAGGGCATGCCGGTCTGGCTGGGCATCTCAACCTGCTGTCCGATGCCGTACTGGGCCAGGGCTGGCGGCGTGGCCAGCACGAGTCCCAACCAGATGAACCAAACCGTTGCAAAAACTTTCTTCATACAAAACCACTCAATCCTTTGAAAAACCCGCCGCGCCATACCCAGCTCCGGCCAGACCCGATCACCCCGGCCAGGTAGCGTCAGTGGGGTCCCCCGTGGGAGACATCTGTCTTACCGGGTGCGGCCGGTGGCCCGACCGTGCCGGGTGCGGCCGGTGGCCCGACCGTGGGGGCCGTTGTGGGCGGCACTGCCGGTGCTGTTGGCGTTGCAGCCGCCGCCGTCGCCGGGCGCGGCAGTGGCCGCCCGGAGTTGGAATCGCCCGAATGCCGCAGTACTTCTTCCTTGTCGAACAGCGGCATCCCCGTTCCGCCCGGACGATGAACACCCGTGGGCGCATTGAACGGCTGAACCCGGTTGCTGCTGGGCAGACCGCGTTCGAGCGTCAGCTTCATGGCCCGTTCAATGGGGATGTGAACGATGCCTTTTTCCTTTGAGACCCAGCCATAGCTTTTCAGGTGGGCTTCTTCCTTGGCGCGCCAAATCCGCATGTCAGCTTCCGGCGATTCCTGAAGCGGCGGTTCGTGATCGTTGATTACCCGTGGCTCCGTTTTGGGGCGTTCCGTCTTTGGCTGGACAACGCGGTGGCCGCGCTCATCCAGGTAGCTGTAGAGCACATTGATGACCACAGCGCAGCAGATCGTGAAGACCAGGACAGCAATGCCGACGCCGAACACCGCCTTGATGTTGGCGTCGCTTTGCTCAAAACCGACGCCGTTGGGTAACTCGTGGTGATTGGATTTGTCGGGCTTAGTGTCCGCCATGGGCAAACGCCTCCTTCATGTTCGGATCGTGCCGGGGAATGAGCGGCCGCTGTTGCAGGTTGCGCAGGTAGAACCACACCCAGATGCCGCCGATGGCCAGCGGGGTAACAATGTCCATCCAGGTCAGGCTGAAGTGCGACAGATGCTCGACGGCGTGGAATCCATGTCCGGCGTCATACGTCGGCTTGATCCACCAGAACAGGTCCACCATCCGCATGAAGATGATGAAGGCCCCGACGTAGATGAGCGGTTTGCCGGGGTCTTTGACCTGCCGCTGCAACAGGACGGCAAAGGGCAGCATGAAGTGGCCGACCAGCAGGCTGGCTGCCACATAGCCCCAGCCGCCGTTGAGCCGGTTCAGATACCAGGGCGTTTCTTCCGGCAGGTTGCCGGAGTAGGTGATGAGAAACTGGGACAGCGAGGTGTACGTCCACAGCATTGTGAATGCCAGCATGAGGTTGCCGAAGTCGCGGAAGTGCTTGGAGGCAATCAGCCCCTTGAACGGAGGCATATCCGACATCAGGGCCACCAGGGCCACCGTGAAGCAGATGGCGGAAAGCAGATTGCCCACCATATTGATGAGCGGATACATCGAGGAGAACCAGTACGGTTCGAGCGACATCAGCCAGTCAATGTTGGAGAACGTCATGGTGATGGCCATCACCAGCAGCCCCGGGCCGCTCAGGTTGCGCAGTTTCTGGGCCAGTTTCTTGTCGCCGCTCTGGTCCTGCTCCAGCGACCAGCGGCTCAGGAAGTACGCCCAGACGATCCACACCGTGAAGTAAAACGCCAGACGCCCCAGGAAAAACGGTACGTTGAGGTAGGTGGCTTTCTGGTGCAGGTGGTGATCGGCTTCCACGCGGGCGGTGTCCGTCCAGATGTAAAGTTTGTTGAGGAGCACCCCGGCAAGAATCGGCAGGAAAAACAGAGCCATCAGCCACATGTTGCGGACGGCGGCTTCCATCGTGCGCCGCCCCAGAATGCCCCAGCCGCCGCCCGTCAGGTACTGAATCATCAGGAGAACCATCGCCCCCAGCGTCACCCCATTCCAGAAGGTGAAGGCAAAAAGGTAGGCGTGCAGGAACTGCCGGAAGTCAAGAACCGCCGCCACAATAGCGAGCACGGCACCAAGGATGCCGATGATGAGCGCCGGCATCTGGAGCTGCCTGACAACCGCCGGCACGGGGGCGTCCCACTGCACTTGCGTCGCGTCGTAGCTCATCAGTGCGTTCCTCCCGAATGTGAGGCCGAAGGTGAAGCGGCCGGTTTGGAGGCCGCCGGAGGGGTCGGCTGGGCGTCGAGCTGCTGCCGCTGGTCGGCCGGTACGTCTTCAAGGCGGGCATTCTGGCTCAACTGCAGGGCCCGGACGTACGCCACGATGGCCCACCGGTCGGAAACCGGAATCTGATGGGCATGGCCCGGCATGGCGCCATAGCCGTTGGTGATGACGGAAAAGTAGTAACCCACTGATTTTTCACGGGTTTCCGGGTCGTGAAACGATGGCGGCGGAGAAAACCCGCGCTGGACGATCATGCCGTTCCCGTAACCCGAAAACCCGTGGCACATCGTGCAGTAGATGGTGAACCGTTCCTGCCCCCGCCTGAGAACTTCTTCGGTGATGGGGAAGGGAAAGGTCGTCACGTAGTCGCCGTTTTCCTTGCGCCCCAGAAACACTTCCGGGTCATCGCGCAGAAAGCCGCGGGCAACCGTCCCGGCCACCAGCGGCCGCGCCGAAGCCCGGTCGTTGAACGTTTCACTCCGCTCCAGGGGGTCATAGCGTGGCTGGTAGCTCATCTTCTGCTTGCAGCCAGCGCCGCCGGCCAGAAGCGTTGCCACGATGCCGGCCCAGACGAGGCGCTGCACAGGGCCACTAGTCGTCTTCAACATCGTGAATCTCCATTGGCTTCAGACCTTCGAGAAACCGGTGGACGGCATCGAGGTCAAACTTTGGATCGGCCGACTCAATGCAGAGGAAAAACCGGCTCTGCGTGGCCTGGGAAAAACTTGGCACGTTGAACAGCGGATGATGCGGCCGGGGCAGCCCGTTGAGCGCCAGCATCGCCAGCACGCCGGTAAACGCTGCGAACGCCACCGTGCACTCGAAGGTGATGGGGATGAACATCGGCCAGGCATAGAGCGGCCGGCCGGCAATGTTCATCGGGTAGTGCACCAGGTTGGCGTACGCCTGCATGCCAAATCCGA
Proteins encoded:
- a CDS encoding c-type cytochrome — its product is MLKTTSGPVQRLVWAGIVATLLAGGAGCKQKMSYQPRYDPLERSETFNDRASARPLVAGTVARGFLRDDPEVFLGRKENGDYVTTFPFPITEEVLRRGQERFTIYCTMCHGFSGYGNGMIVQRGFSPPPSFHDPETREKSVGYYFSVITNGYGAMPGHAHQIPVSDRWAIVAYVRALQLSQNARLEDVPADQRQQLDAQPTPPAASKPAASPSASHSGGTH
- a CDS encoding DUF3341 domain-containing protein, yielding MKPSNRPRYYGVLAEFESPAALVAAARATHDAGYRKYDAYSPFPIEELAEAMHDHKNPISKIVFFAGLTGACVGFGMQAYANLVHYPMNIAGRPLYAWPMFIPITFECTVAFAAFTGVLAMLALNGLPRPHHPLFNVPSFSQATQSRFFLCIESADPKFDLDAVHRFLEGLKPMEIHDVEDD